TCTGTTTTAATCTTTGAATATAAATTAGTTTTAGGGTTAAGACTGCTTGGTTCTTACCGATGTATTCTTGTTTGGTTTTCATGTATTTCAATGTTTGAAAGCAATCATGGAAAAATAAAGGATGGTTTTCTTTGTCAGTAATTTAGCTGGAGAATATTTATGACATGGTGGTTTCAATTGATCCTATCAGCTGCTTCGTCTTAGCGAGTTTTTCATcgaacaattttctttttaatgtctGCTGGTAGCTGTTTCTGTTTTCCCTTTGTAGGAAATTTCAAGTTCGTTACTGACCTAACTTGTCCTGCATTTCATGTGCAGAGTAGCTCTCCAACGCCTTTGGTGTATGGCTGAAGACATTGTGATCCGAGGCCAACCATCGTGAAACATGAAACTTGGTAATAACCCCATCTCTATTTTCGTTCTCTTTCATCTCTGCCTCTCTGTCTGTCTCTCCCGTACATATTTTCGTCTTTCAGATGTTATTCTGCCAACTACATTTAGTCATTTATATATTAAGAATTCAGTGTTTATAGGATGTTTTTATGTACTTGCAGATACTGAACAAGTGATTTGCCATTCAACCATAGGCTACAAGAATGATTCGAAGCCTTATTCCTTCTTAGCTGACATTAAACCTTTTGAGAACAAAGAAAAGTCTTCAGATGCTACTGAACTGAGCATGGATGACACTGTGAAGGAAAATCAGAATGGAGTCGTGCATGATATAAAGAGCGATGAACTGGATTCAGATTTCTCAATATATTCGGAGAATACACGAGATGAATGGACAGCTTCTGAACTTGATTGTTCCAACAGTGTACACGACTTTTCTAATGGTAATGAAAAGGAGGTCCGAGATTTTGTGACATTTAACTCTCATTCTTCAAAGAATATGGATTCATTTCAGGACTCGGTTTTTTATTTGGACAAAAGTGTAATGGATTGTGAATTGCCTGAATTGGTAGTTTGTTATAAAGAGAGTACATATCATGTTGTCAAGGACATTTGTATTGATGAGGGAGTTCCGACACAAGACATGTTCTTGTTTGAAAGCAGTGTGGACGAGAAGAGCGAGTGCAACTTTTCGTATCCCAAAAAGGATCAAGATAATGAACTGATGAAAGAAATGTCGGAGACTGATATGCCCATGCAAGACATTTCCTTTTCTCCGGAAGAAAATCAATCTGGGAAGGATATTGACAACGAATGTGGCTCTAACAAAAAACTCGACGCCGATACATATATGCAGGATATTGCCTTATCTCTAGAAGAAAACAAGTCTAACAAGGGAATTCCGAACGAATGGGATCCTAGGGATTTGCTGGTGACAAGAGACATGAAGGATGATGCAATGGAAATGATGTCAAATGACGGCTCCAAAGAGTTGTTTACCCTAGGAGACATACTTTCATTGCCTGAATTGGCCACACTGAAATCTGAAGCCATGTCTCCTGATTGCAAAAGTGACAGAATTGAACAACAGTCCTTTGAGGTAAAAAAATCTAGTtcaaagttaataaaatatcaatttaccATATCAAAACTCCTTGTAATAACATTATGGATTCACTGTATACGCAGAACTCAAGTAAAAAGGAAGTGATAGTGGCTTCTGCGGTTGAAGAATCAAACAACCTAATTCTTTCTGCTCCTGCTTTGGTCTCCACAGCTGAAGGATCGGACATTGGGAAAGGGGAAGCTACCCCAATCAGTCCTGCTCCAGCCTCTGCTTCTTTGGAAGCAACTAGCAGTGGCCTTGTCAATGAAACTGGAAGCATCACATTTGACTCCAGATCTTCTGCACCAACAAGCGGCAAAGGTTCTAACAAGCCTCTCGAGGCTGGAAGAACATCCAAACTTGAAGAGACAGCTGATCAACCTTTTTCAAGCAATCTTCAAAGCGGAAATGGGGAGTCTAGTTTCTCTGCTGCAGGGCCCTTAACAGGTCTAATAAGCTACTCTGGACCGATAGCATATTCAGGCAATCTCTCTCTTAGATCGGATAGCAGCACGACAAGCACTCGTTCCTTTGCCTTCCCGATGTAATTTACTGCCAAACCATTTTGTTACTTGCGCTTGTTCTATCGTATTCATAACCAACCATTAGCTGCTTATTCTCTGTTTTCCTCCATATACAGATTGCAGTCCGAATGGAATAGTAGTCCGGTAAGAATGGCAAAAGCTGACCGGAGACAGTATCGGAGGCATCGTGGATGGAGGCAGGGCTTTCTTTGCTGTAGATTCTGAAAAAGGGTTCTATATCATGCATAGtttatacaaatttattatttttgcatatCAAAAATACATCATCCCCTTCTTCCCTCGCTTGGCGTGTAATAATGTGCAGTAGGTTTAGAGTGTCTTCTTGGTGCTTCAGAGTTTTTATCATGCAAATTGAGCTGTAAGCAAAGCAATATGGTATAATTtctgtaatacccgattttgcCCGGGTATAAAAGGCCCGAATTACAGCAGGCCTACATGGCCCAAACCCGAAATAAAACAAAGGCCCAAAATTACAAACCCAGTGGTCCAAAACAATTTTAGaaacccctagggtttctgggGTAAACGTTCACGCCGCAACCATGTCCTCCGCACGAGCCGAATCTCCATGCGCGCCTTCACCTGCACAGCAAGAAAGGAAACAGTATATGGCAAGAAAATCGAAGATTTGCAAAATCAAATTGATATGAACAGATTTGCTtctttatattgtttcattatggctataaaaagccattaaagatACTGTAAAAGGGGAttagaaaatcaataaaaaagtaGCATTTCACACAAGAAGAGGAACCGAAAATACAAACAGAGAGTTCAATACTGAGAAAGCAGAAATCAATTCAAAAGGTTGATATCaacagtttttttttcctttttcgttAGTCTactgttattattatatatattttttatttacatacaaataaaataaataagagaaagaaagaaacaaccTTTCTTTTGATTCTGAAACGAAGTTGAGACGGTCGAGGGAGCCACCCCCGAGGATCGGTGGtcggaaaccgaaaggtttcttgaTTTCTTCGcgttttttgttgattttttggAGACTTTGAACCCGGATTTGGGTTTAGAAAGGATCGAATAGgagattttttcctttttcggcTACTGCAGATGGCGGTGCCATCGCCGGAGATCGGCGGCCGGCGCGGTGGCCGTCGATCAGCCGGTGCCCGGGCCCCTGGCCGAACTTATCGAAGGGAGAGTGtttttttttagagttttttttggtttttttttttaaaaaagaaaggaaaaatgaaaattttgaaatggatTTTTGCTTAAATAGCCTAATGAAACGTCGCTGTTTCATTAAGCCTCCCCAGGTgccaaaatggcgtcgttttggggaggTCGACCCGAAACCGATCTGTCtcggcctaggatccgcgtgtttttatgcgAAGGGGTAAAtggcgcttttagcccctccgccttttaatgttcttacaattgggtttttttttaatttacccctttaatttattttttatttcaatttgatcctattttaacgacgccgtttagaggagaagggagaATTTCCTTTCCAGCCCCTCTGCGTTATTTGCGTGTTCAATATGATCCTTTGGACTTCATTTACTTATGATTTGCATGATTTTATCTCGGTCAaaattagtcatttttgttttttaggaattaattaatttcaataatataattattatttcttttttataacttatatatataatcattattttcataatctatatatttattttataacttatatatgtacatatatatacttatattttaatacatattttatatatatttatatattttactttattttcgtaaatgcattatatattttttataaattttacaatccatattagtatatatatatatatccatatgtATGTCTTTTAtacttcataatttcaatgtatatattatatacacaccctatattctttatatttttataattttgtttatttccttcacttgtttatttatgttttcattgatattttaaaagaatatcatatttttttattttgctcatttatttgatattttgtatgtcaTTGATTATTTTACCTTATTTGTAGTAATTTCGTGTATTTATTGTTCATATTATTCCTATATCATTGTTGTATTCATTATTGTCATTTGTTAAAGCGGCATTTATTCATGCATCAAATGTAGCATTACACCGATTTTTTTTTACTCGAAttcttaaaaattgaaaactttgaaaaataaaggtaatactcgtatttaggatctTCGaaaggattgagccctaacgtattgggttccaattttcttcgttgaatctaattatcgagaatgctctttaatcaaacaaaataaaagcttgttattgggaattcaacatttcgtgtcctaacgtattggatgtcaCGCGTTCATTTCTcgagatgaagatttttttttctaaaaaataataaatgaaatattcaatgtttagaattttgagaaattgtgccctaatgtattgggccgcgatttctttataaatattaaaaaattaatattcttttaaattttattacacgagtattttggacaaactcatttttgaggaagtagaatatcgtgccctaacgcattgggtgtgacattttctttctctgaaatgagaagagtcttaataagtaacgcatttttttaagtttttactaaggatcatatttttcaactctcgacattaagacactaattaccAATTAGATACCAATTt
The nucleotide sequence above comes from Gossypium raimondii isolate GPD5lz chromosome 13, ASM2569854v1, whole genome shotgun sequence. Encoded proteins:
- the LOC105783281 gene encoding uncharacterized protein LOC105783281 — its product is MKLDTEQVICHSTIGYKNDSKPYSFLADIKPFENKEKSSDATELSMDDTVKENQNGVVHDIKSDELDSDFSIYSENTRDEWTASELDCSNSVHDFSNGNEKEVRDFVTFNSHSSKNMDSFQDSVFYLDKSVMDCELPELVVCYKESTYHVVKDICIDEGVPTQDMFLFESSVDEKSECNFSYPKKDQDNELMKEMSETDMPMQDISFSPEENQSGKDIDNECGSNKKLDADTYMQDIALSLEENKSNKGIPNEWDPRDLLVTRDMKDDAMEMMSNDGSKELFTLGDILSLPELATLKSEAMSPDCKSDRIEQQSFENSSKKEVIVASAVEESNNLILSAPALVSTAEGSDIGKGEATPISPAPASASLEATSSGLVNETGSITFDSRSSAPTSGKGSNKPLEAGRTSKLEETADQPFSSNLQSGNGESSFSAAGPLTGLISYSGPIAYSGNLSLRSDSSTTSTRSFAFPILQSEWNSSPVRMAKADRRQYRRHRGWRQGFLCCRF